In candidate division TA06 bacterium, a genomic segment contains:
- a CDS encoding DUF4833 domain-containing protein: MKRATLILSLCLVLSGLALAQSAQPLFLIERTKNINKLYYEANVAKNGEINAKNPVRAFWIMWAKDSTGQTTEPLSFLEKKVAYGYNVELDSSGKHFNMTLKPFKERLIKIYLQEGSARAEMLINGQPSYFEKMYIYSKGDSKPDSIKLYGTGIESGSSQCELVIPKK; encoded by the coding sequence ATGAAGAGAGCTACCCTGATCCTTTCATTGTGCCTGGTTCTTTCCGGCCTGGCGCTGGCCCAAAGCGCCCAGCCGCTGTTCCTGATCGAACGTACCAAGAACATCAACAAGCTTTATTACGAAGCGAACGTAGCCAAGAACGGGGAGATCAACGCCAAGAACCCGGTGCGGGCTTTTTGGATAATGTGGGCCAAGGATTCCACTGGCCAGACCACCGAACCGCTGTCCTTCCTGGAAAAGAAGGTGGCTTACGGGTACAACGTGGAGCTGGACAGCTCGGGCAAACATTTCAACATGACGTTGAAGCCATTCAAGGAAAGGCTGATCAAGATATATCTTCAGGAGGGATCAGCCCGGGCCGAGATGCTGATCAACGGCCAGCCTTCGTACTTTGAGAAGATGTACATCTATTCCAAGGGCGATTCCAAGCCGGATTCCATAAAGCTTTACGGGACCGGGATAGAATCGGGGAGCAGCCAGTGCGAGCTGGTGATCCCCAAGAAATAA
- a CDS encoding 4Fe-4S dicluster domain-containing protein: MSATTNPVSWLCHKIDRSGCLKCQKCVRVCPSRAREGIDHGKKFRADFSPAASASTNARLKWFPLKKTFFTPKHTKRLETIVYPLYYHCETIVMQ; encoded by the coding sequence ATTTCAGCCACAACTAATCCGGTCAGCTGGCTTTGTCACAAAATTGACAGAAGCGGTTGCCTGAAATGCCAGAAGTGCGTCCGGGTCTGTCCCAGCCGGGCCAGGGAGGGCATCGATCACGGTAAAAAATTCCGGGCCGATTTTTCGCCGGCGGCCAGCGCGTCAACCAACGCCCGGCTTAAGTGGTTCCCACTGAAAAAGACCTTTTTCACACCGAAACACACTAAAAGACTCGAAACAATTGTATATCCATTGTATTACCATTGTGAAACAATTGTTATGCAATAG